The window TCGATTTGGTCACCGTGGCGAGGCTGCGGACACATTTCCCGCGATCACGCCGCATCCCGCGGCCATGCCGAATCACGCGACTGGACGGCAATCCCGCCGGCATCGCCTATGGGATGAAGCCGGATTTCGAGCGACGGCAGAGCTACGAGCAGGAAAAGCGCACCGCGGCGAATCCTCGCCGCTGCCGCAATACACGAGGGCGGCCGCTCCGCGGCATCGACGTGGTCGAACTGCTCGCCTACCTCGACCACATCGGGCTCCGACAGCGCCTCATCCTGCATGGGACGGCGCTCGTACTCCGAAGTGATGGCACGGTCGTCATCCGACCGGTTCATCGACCTCGCAATGTGCGTCCAGGTTCAACCCCGTAAATCAGGTGTGGGCGCCCCTCTGCATGGGAAGTGTGTGAACTGCACAGGGGCCCCTACCCATGACCGCGACATGACATGCACCTCGGTGAGCAGTGAGCACTTGGCCTCATCTGCTCACCGCTCACCCAAAACGGAGAATAGCTATGGTGACGATGCCCATTAGCGAGGCGATGCTTCGCAGAATTGATCGTCGGGCGGCCAGATCGGTTCGGGAAGCGAGGACGGCGACCTTACCTCGTGTTGACGTGAGCGCCCTCATCCACGACCTCGATCTGGATGTCTATGCGCTTGAACTTCGCTTCGCGAAACTGGACGGTGACATCGGCACGATCACGTTTCCGCGGTCGCTGAGCGCCACGCCCCACGAGATCGTCCGGCAGCTTCTCGACGCCGGTGCGTTGCTGCCGAACGATCGCAAAACGGCGACCGAGCTGGTGCAGGCGAGCCTCACGACGGAAGCTCCTGATACGCGGGAGACTACACGACGCGGGGGTTGGCATGGGCCATCCTTTGTCACCCCGAGCCGGACCTATGGACCGGCATCGGGGCGCTTGCAGTTTGTCGGCACGCCGGCCGCCGACCCGGGTATCGGCCTGCGATCGGGCTCCTTTGAGGGATGGCGAGAGGGGATGCGCGAGCCATGCAGTGCATCCAGCTTCCTGACGTTCGGTCTCGGCATCGGTTTCGCTGGCCCGCTGCTCGATCCGCTCGGGGAGGACGAAGGCGCGGTGTTCAACTTCTTCGGGTACTCCAGCGGCGGCAAGACGCTCGTTGCGCGCTGCTTGCACTCCCAAGCTGGCCGTGCCCGTTCATCTGATCTCGCGACCTACGGCATCACCCTGCGCGGCGCTGAAGAACTTTGCTTCGCGCGCAACGACGGAGCCGTCGTCTTCGACGAGGAGAGCCGCGCCAACGGGTCGGTCGAGAAAAGGCGCGAGAGCATCCGTACCCTCGCCTTCATGGTCCCAAGTGGTCGAGGGACGATTCGTTCGGAACGGGTCGGCCGCAAGCACGACCTGCCGAACTTGACGTGGCGCGTTTTCGGTCTGTCGTCCGGCGAAAAGCCGCTCGAAGAGCCGGGCGCGCGTCGCGTCGCGGGCGAGCAGGTCCGGCACGTCGACATCAAGATCCCCGATACCAGCCGCGGGGGAATTTTTGACTTGATCGAGGGGGAAAACGAGGAGCGCGGTCGCGAAGGAGCACGGCTGGCGGGGCTCGTGGAAGCGACGCTCGCAGCGCACTACGGCCTCGCCCGCGGGCGCTACCTTCGTCGGTTGACGGCCGAGCGGGCTTCGCTTGGGCCGGAGATCACCCAAATCGTCGAGGAGTTCATCGCGGCAGTAGGGGCGGATACGCAGGCGTGGGAACGTCGCTTGGCCCGCAAGTTCGGCATCGTCATGGCCGGTGCGACTCTGGCTGCGCAGTGGCAGGTGGCGCCATTCACGCCTGAGTGTCCGTCCGATAAGGGCACGTGGGGTTGAGTGGCCGGGGCTGAGATGATTCCAGGAGGGTGCTGAAACCTGATCTGGAACCGCCATGTGGACCCCGGCCACCCGCGAGCAGCATAGCCGCTCCGAACTCCGCTACTCAACCGATCTGACCGACGCCGAATGGGCCGTCATCGAACCGCTGTTGCCGCCCGGCAACCCGCTCGGACGGCCCCGGCTGTGGTCGTTGCGGGAGATTGTGAACGGCATTTTCTATGTGCTGCGGGGCGGCGTTCCCTGGCGCCTGTTGCCGAAGGACCTGCCCCCGAAGAGCACGGTGTACGGCTACTTCAGCGCGTGGCGCGATGAGGGCCTGTTCGCCGGCATCAACCACCATCTCGTCATGCTGGATCGCGAGCGGGCCGGGCGAGAGGCTTCGCCCACCGCGGCCGTGCTCGACAGCCAGAGCGTGAAGACCACGGAGAGCGGCGGTCCGCGG is drawn from Lichenibacterium dinghuense and contains these coding sequences:
- a CDS encoding DUF927 domain-containing protein, with translation MVTMPISEAMLRRIDRRAARSVREARTATLPRVDVSALIHDLDLDVYALELRFAKLDGDIGTITFPRSLSATPHEIVRQLLDAGALLPNDRKTATELVQASLTTEAPDTRETTRRGGWHGPSFVTPSRTYGPASGRLQFVGTPAADPGIGLRSGSFEGWREGMREPCSASSFLTFGLGIGFAGPLLDPLGEDEGAVFNFFGYSSGGKTLVARCLHSQAGRARSSDLATYGITLRGAEELCFARNDGAVVFDEESRANGSVEKRRESIRTLAFMVPSGRGTIRSERVGRKHDLPNLTWRVFGLSSGEKPLEEPGARRVAGEQVRHVDIKIPDTSRGGIFDLIEGENEERGREGARLAGLVEATLAAHYGLARGRYLRRLTAERASLGPEITQIVEEFIAAVGADTQAWERRLARKFGIVMAGATLAAQWQVAPFTPECPSDKGTWG